Proteins encoded together in one Salvelinus fontinalis isolate EN_2023a chromosome 6, ASM2944872v1, whole genome shotgun sequence window:
- the LOC129857122 gene encoding sugar transporter SWEET1-like: MEFLQFLSWACIVFTVGMFSTGLTDLKKMRASKSADNVQFLPFLTTCLNNLGWLYYGILKTDGTLVLVNTIGACLQSLYILSYCHYTNDKRRVTSQTLLAGGVVCGGWLYFSVLLPQGESQLAQLGLTCSLFTISMYLSPLADLMEIVRTGSVERLSFSLTVATFLTSTSWTLYGLQLQDYYIMVPNTPGIVTSLIRFFLFWRFASVNQGMQSYKLIEI, from the exons ATGGAGTTTTTGCAGTTTCTATCATGGGCGTGCATCGTATTTACAGTCGGGATGTTCTCGACTGGACT gacggACCTGAAGAAGATGAGAGCTTCCAAAAGTGCAGATAACGTCCAGTTCCTCCCCTTCCTCACCACATGCCTCAA TAACCTGGGCTGGCTGTATTATGGGATACTGAAGACGGATGGGACTCTGGTCCTGGTTAACACCATAGGAGCCTGTCTACAGTCCCTCTAcatcctctcctactgccactacaccaatgacaag AGGCGAGTGACCTCTCAGACGTTACTAGCAGGAGGAGTGGTCTGTGGAGGCTGGCTGTACTTCAGTGTTCTCCTGCCTCAGGGAGAGTCTCAGCTGGCCCAGCTAGGTCTCACCTGCAGCCTGTTCACTATCAGCATGTACCTGAGTCCACTCGCTGACCTG aTGGAGATCGTGCGTACTGGTAGTGTGGAGCGTTTGTCCTTCTCTTTGACTGTAGCTACGTTCCTCACCTCAACATCCTGGACGCTCTATGGACTACAGCTGCAAGACTACTatatcatg GTTCCAAACACGCCAGGCATTGTGACCAGTCTCATCCGGTTCTTCCTGTTCTGGAGATTTGCATCTGTCAATCAAGGCATGCAATCCTATAAGCTCATCGAAATCTAA